Genomic segment of Panicum virgatum strain AP13 chromosome 9N, P.virgatum_v5, whole genome shotgun sequence:
ACCAGCATTGCTGGGAAATTATCAAAGAAGACATAATGGAGCTTTTCACTGACTTTCATGAGGGGAGGTTGGAGTCAGCAGAATGAACTATGGTATAATTACTCTGCTTTCCCAAAGTTCAGGATGCTGAAAAAATGCAGCAGTTTAGACTTATTTGCTTACTAAACTGCATATACAAATGGATAACCAAGGTACTCACAAATAAGGATTGAACTCCTAGCTGAAAAGTTGATCCTTGAAAATCAAACTGCTTTCATGAAAGGAAGAGACACAATGAATGGAGTTATGGCACTCCATGAAGTCATTCatgaaaccaagaaaaaaataaagtggGAATTGTGCTAAAATTAAACTTTGAAAAAGCATATGATAAAGTCTGCTGGGACTTTCTTTTTGATTGCCTCAAAAACAGAGGCTTTTGTGAGAAGTGGTGTACCTGGATTAAGCAGGTGGTATCTGGTGGCACTGTTAGTGTCAAGGTGAATGATTTGTTGGAGCCATACTTTGTAAGTCACAAAGGTGTTAGACAAGGGGACCCCCTTTCTCCCATTCTATTCAACTTTGTTGCTGATTATTTAACCAGATTGGTCAGACAGGCCCAAAGAAATGGATTGATCACTGGTTTGGCAAGTAACTTGATCACACATGGGGTTGCCATTCTGCAATATGTAGATGATACCATCATTTGTCTAGAGGAAAACATGGATATTGCTAGAAACATGAAGCTTTTGCTTTACATATATGAATTGATGTCTGGCCTAAAAATTAATTTCACTAAGAGTGAAGTAATCATGATCAATGGTGATCACAATCTAGCTTCCCAATATGCTGATCTTTTCAACTGTCAGTCAGGCCACTTCCCAATCAAATACCTTGGGGTGTTTGTTAGTGCAAGCCGCCTTCATATGAAAGACTGGTTAAccctaaagaaaataaatgaaaagaaattggCAGTTTGGAAGGGCAAATCCCTATCTATTGCTGGTAGGACAACCTTGATTGATTCAAGCTTGTCCAACTCCTTCATATATCATATGTCTCTATACCTTCTTCCCAAGACCACCACTGACTCTTTGGATAAACAAAGAAGGACATTCTTTTGGCAGGGTGGGGGACAAAAGAAAAAGTATCGTCTGGTCAAATGGGACATCATTAATAAGAGTAAAAAGCAGGGTGGTCTTGGGATTAAAAACATTCGCAAGATGAATATCAGTTTACTCTGTAAATGGTGGTGGAAACTTGAAGCTGAAAATAGACTTTGGCAGCAAATTGTTAGATAGAAATATCTATCCAGTGACAATGTGGGATCTGTGAAACACAGACTTGATGATTCTCCAATGTGGAGTGATCTACTCAAAGTTAAAAGCATATATTTAAAAGGCAGATCTATGTTGGTCAAGAATGGGAAGGCAACATCCTTCTGGCTAGATACTTGGATTCATAACAAACCTCTTTGTCTTATGTACCCTGTCTTGTTTGACATGTGCTTAGACAAACAAATCTCTGTTCAACACTTTCTTGTTCACCATGGCCAATTGAACTTCAGCAGATGGCTAACCCCTTTGCTTTTTTGAACAATGGTTAAGTGTGGTTGATTTCATGTACCACCACAATTTTGTAGACTCTATGGACACTCTGGTGTGGAAGTGGTCAAAAAAGGGAAGTTTCTCTACGAAATCTGTCTATGATTTTCTGACTAAAGATGAATCAGTAAGGCATTTCAAACATATTTGGAAGGCAAAAATACCTTACGAAATAAAAAATTTTATGTGGTTGGTTGAGAACAATGCCATTCTCACCAAGGATAATCTACTTCGCAGACACTGGATTGGAGATCCAACATGCTACTTCTGCAATGAAAATGAGCCCATAGATCACCTCTTCTTCCTTTGCCCAATTGCTAAAATCACATGGGGAATTATAGGTTTTTTGCTTTGGGGCTAACTCTGTACCAAAGAACATGCAACAATACAAATTTTGGATTGCCAAATGGCTTCATGGTGGGAATCAAATGTACACAAGTGGCTTCATGGTGGGAATCAAATCCCAAAACTCTCCGGTATTTCCGTTTGTAATGGAAATGGGGTGGGCCCTCGTGTCGGAAAAAAAAAGTTATCCCCATCTCCCCATACCGCCCTCGCGCCCCACCGCCCCTGCTTTCCCGAGGGCGCCGCCGGCACCGAGCGCCGCCTCCCGCAGTCGCGCCGCCGGCCAGTTGCCTCCTAACGCCCGCGCGACCGCCCGCCCGCCTACGGCCCCTGCTGGCCTGCGAGGCCGCCGGTCGGCAGGCGCGGCAAACCCGGCGCACCTGCGCCAGCCGCCTCCCGCGCACCCACGCGGCCGGCCCGACTATCGTGCGCCCGGCTGCAGCAGCTAGCTGCCCAGCTCGATTTTTTTCAGAAACAGCTAGCCAGCGGTGAGTACTCTGGGTTATGGAATGTGCGAGTATTTTCTGGGTTCAATCTAGTGAAGAATCAAACGAGAAAGCGCATGTGTGAAGGATTATTGAATGATTGTTTGGTCACTTTTATTGAGCGTGAAATTTTCTCTAATATAAGTGAGGATGACATAATTCGCAGTTTCATGGCCACGAGGAAGCATAAAGCAAAAGCATTAGACTAGATTAGTATTGTAATCTTCTATTTATTTATGTAATTTCTTATTGATGTTGCAACTATTTATACCGTAAATTATTAGAGTTCTGAACTAATTTGTTGAATTGAATGTATTGTAAATTACCAATTGCCATCTTTATGCAGCAACGCCACAGCGCGCAAGCATGGCTCACTTCCTTACCAGCAGCAGCTCGCCCGCCTTCTTCTCGCGCTGCCCACCTCACAGGGTAATCTCGTCCTGCTCACATCCAGCTTTCTGCCTCACTTGCTTTGGTTTCGTCCTCTGAGTGATTTTGTCTCATCTTGGAACCAGTGTGTTCTTCTTCGTTCCAATAGATTTGATCAGGAATttagtgctgctgggagtttcATGGGCATTAAGTGGACTGTCATGTCAGCATTTTTGGTGATGTGGTAGTGTATTAATGAAGAGAGAAATGAAATAGGTTTCATAGGGATGAAACCCTATGTACACTGTTACCTAAACAACTTGTGTCTTGCATGTAACCTAGGAACAAGGTtctaaaaaacgctagacgctaggtgaatgcttgcctatggtttagagttttttgtgattaaacgtagattgaacatgattaaatgtgtgttgtgattaaacgacactgtgattaaacgacactgtgattaaacgcaacgcttggccaccgttcagcgtttaatcaagattaaacgacgTTTAAAAACGTTTTTTAGAACACTGCCTAGGAACAACAATAGGTGAAACTATGCATTGAGGGGAGGTGTTTCATCCTAGTTTCAAACATTTTTAGATTACGTGTCACTATAGGTAATCGTGTCCATGAAACTTCCACTGAGAATGGACTTAGATTGTGAGCTACTAGACTACTAGATGACTGCCAATTTGTAATTTCCAACTTCTAGAATGGTTGTTCCATTGTCGATTAGACTGCTATTTGCGAATGAGGAATTTGGCTTTAAAGTGCGGCACTAAACTGCACCGGTAACTTCATATTCTCTGCTGAATCTATGGCCTTGCCGTTCCAATCCCATTGGATGCGTGTGCATCATGTGAAGGGTATTACTCTTCAGTAACTTTATTTCATTATCTGTTCAGCCTCTTCTCTCCCTTCTTTTTTACCAAATATTTATTTACTCACGCTCGCTCTCCTTTGTGCTGAAACTTTTTTTGAAGATGCCTTGTACTTCCTCTGCCAGAAGAGCTCGCTCGTTATTAAAAATATGCTTCGTATGCTTTACATGTGATAATTGAAATCTTCGGTTGAGTTACTGTATTGTATGTGACTGTGCAAAGTTTGTTGCCTCTTAGGAATCTCACAGACGACATACTGTTGTACAATGTGGCACATCATTGAGCAGTCCAAGGATATCTGAGCCTGAAGCTTCGCCAGCTGAATCTTCAGCAGTTATTCAAGGTGGAACTGCCCCTCTGGTTCAGGCACTGCAATCGACTGCCAGTCAAGATGTTGCCTGCTTTCACTTCCCAGGACACAATAGAGGAAAAGCCGCTCCATCTTCTTTGTCAAAACTTATTGGCTCAGGGGCATTTTTGCATGACTTACCCGAGCTACCAGAGCTTGATGATCTCTTCTCCCCAAAAGGTGTGATTTTAGATGCTCAGAAGCGAGCAGCTCAATTGTTTGGATCATCTAAAACTTGGTTCCTTGTCAATGGAACAACCTGTGGGATACAGGCGTCAGTGATGGCTACTTGTTCTCCCGGAGACTACCTCATTGTACCACGAAACTGCCACATTTCTGTGATCTCTGCACTGGTCTTGTCTGGTGCAGTTCCTAAATACATAATGCCAGAGTATAATCCAGCATGGGACATTGCTGGTGGTATCACCCCCTTGCAGGTCGACGAAGCAGTAAAAGAGTTGGAGGAGGATGGAAAGAGGGTTGGCGCTGTTCTTGTTACTTCGCCTACATACCATGGTGTATGCAGCAATGTGCAAGGTATTGTTAGTGTTTGTCACCCACGAGGTATTCCAGTTATAGTTGATGAGGCACATGGCGCACATTTCAGGTTTCATGAGAGTTTGCCAAGCACTGCAATTGAGCAAGGTGCTGATCTGGCTGTGCAATCCACACACAAGGTCCTGTGCTCCCTTACACAGTCCTCAATGCTTCATGCAGCTGGAGATCTTGTGAATGTAGATCAAGTAAGCCAGTGCCTTCAGGTCCTCCAGAGTTCGAGCCCGAGTTACCTACTACTGTCATCTTTGGATGCTGCAAGAGATCATCTGAGCAAGAACACAAATATATTTGACGAACCATTAGCTATAGCATCAGAAACAAAAGACCAGCTGATGGTAATCCCAGGGATATCTGTTCTGGACTTGCCATGTTTTGCTTCTGATTTCCCTGCTATTGATCAATTGCGTATTACATTCAGTGCTTCAGATCTGCAGTTATCGGGATATGAAGCCGATGACATTTTATATGAAGGTCATCAAATTGTATCTGAGCTTGTTGGCACACGATCAATGACATTCGCAGTTAACTTAGGAACCAGAGTGCAAGATGTTGAGAAGCTTGTGCAATCTGCAAAGCATCTATCAGAAAAATATTTCTTTGCAAATAGCTCCAAACCTATGAAAGAAAATTGTGTTTGTGGTCCATTAGACAAGATCTTTGTGCATCTGACTCCAAGAGAGGCCTTCTTTGCAAATAAGAGGAGAGTGAGAATTGAAGACAGCCTTGGTGAAATTTGTGGTGAGCTAATCTGCCCTTACCCACCGGGTATCCCAGTGCTGATCCCAGGCGAGGTAGTAACTCTTGATTTACTTTCTTACTTGATGAATGtcaaacatcaaggcatcacTATCAGTGGAGCAGCTGATGTTGAGTTAAATTCCATTTTAGTGTGCAACTTGTGATTATTATTCTTTTGAGGGAGATCAGAATTATAATTTCGACCAAGTCCAGAGCACAATCAGCTGTCTGTTTGATGGATGTGAACAACAGTTGCGTAAAACCAATGGCTGACCACTTGGCCAAATAATTTAGGTTGATTCCACCTCGTGAGTTGAAAGAGTTGTCAAGCTGCAATATGATGCCAAAGTATGAATAGGGTCTATGGCATGTGATCTCTTATGAGTTGATGTATGACTTGCTGAAGAGGCTACCTTTTCATCTGAAGTTCCTTGTAATGTAATGGTATCCTGCTTTTCTATATTTCTCTTAAAGAAAACAACTAAATTAGCCAGTAACAGGTGCCgctatttccttttcttttcaggtTTCCTGTTTAGTTCTCTTCAGAATGAAAGGCTCAATCTGAACTGACTCTACATATCAAGCATCAGGAGCAACTCTGTACGCCTCCATGTTTCTCCCTCCGGAAGGCGGCAGCATGTTGCAGGGCGCCAAGGCTTCTGAAGGAAGTACACTCTAGTTGCTCGTCTATGTTTATCCATCAACCCAAGAATTCACGAATATTCCACAAGCTGTATAGAAAAGAAATGTAGGCAGATACTGCATCATTGTAATCACAGCCACTTTTCATTTCGCAGACACCACCCTACTCTGATCGATATAAGAAACTATGGATGCTTACAAATCAAGATCTCCACCCAAACCTCGAACTCGAAACTGGAAATTATAGTCGCAGCTTTGGTCTATACATTGCCATCAACAACCATGAAGTAAGGTGATGGTGGTGATGATGCAGTTAGGTTTGTCACGGGCTGGCTTTCTTTCCATAACAAAGCTCACCATAAACAATGAGGACTTGTGAGCTAACGCTCTGCCCCCACTGTGATGTTTGTTTTCTTCCCATTTGATTGAGCACATTAAAAACAGCATTAGGACTGATCAGTCTCACTTAATCCAAACCCTCTTATGATAAAGAACCAGACATGCATTTGTACCTTAAGATTCCCGCGAACAGAATAGTTCTgactgacaggtgggaccaTGTCCCTGCATTCCA
This window contains:
- the LOC120687382 gene encoding arginine decarboxylase-like, producing MAHFLTSSSSPAFFSRCPPHRESHRRHTVVQCGTSLSSPRISEPEASPAESSAVIQGGTAPLVQALQSTASQDVACFHFPGHNRGKAAPSSLSKLIGSGAFLHDLPELPELDDLFSPKGVILDAQKRAAQLFGSSKTWFLVNGTTCGIQASVMATCSPGDYLIVPRNCHISVISALVLSGAVPKYIMPEYNPAWDIAGGITPLQVDEAVKELEEDGKRVGAVLVTSPTYHGVCSNVQGIVSVCHPRGIPVIVDEAHGAHFRFHESLPSTAIEQGADLAVQSTHKVLCSLTQSSMLHAAGDLVNVDQVSQCLQVLQSSSPSYLLLSSLDAARDHLSKNTNIFDEPLAIASETKDQLMVIPGISVLDLPCFASDFPAIDQLRITFSASDLQLSGYEADDILYEGHQIVSELVGTRSMTFAVNLGTRVQDVEKLVQSAKHLSEKYFFANSSKPMKENCVCGPLDKIFVHLTPREAFFANKRRVRIEDSLGEICGELICPYPPGIPVLIPGEVVTLDLLSYLMNVKHQGITISGAADVELNSILVCNL